The sequence AAAGGGGAGGTGGGGGTTGACGAGTTGTTAACCCCTTTGCATTGACACTCCAAggtttatttgaatttgaggAATAGAAACATTAGAGAATAATGgaacaaaacatttgagaaattcaatgtggaaatgagaaaaacaacTTATGACGAATTTCaggatatcaaaaatttaattgtgaaGTGTTCAAGGATTTTAAATACCATCTGGATGGAGAATGGAAACACAGTGATAGatcattcaattttatgaaaaaaacacagatgactcaaaaactttgaactaCAGTTGCCATGTGTGCCAAATGTTGAATGTATGATACATCATTGAAAGCGGCCAAACTAGACTGGTGGAGCTGGCGTGcgatctgaaatattttcaaaatcatatCTCTAATTAACTCGAATTGTTGTACAGAAGTTGGCTCAAAAAACCCAGAAGTgcacaaaatcatttttgtctATTGCAGTGTATGAGCTCTGAATTTCCAGCGtaaatatatgtttttgtaatttgcATTCGGTCAAGATTTGGTCACTTTATCTTTTTTATCTCAAGATCATTTATATCGTATTTCTCTTTGATTTGATTATACCTTTACAACTagataaataaacaaatatatACATATAGTAAATAGTATTTTGAATTGAAGCTCTATCAATCTGTGATTCAAACTATCTCAACAAAACATAATTGAGAAATAACCAAATTGTTTAATCgagttcttttttcttgtttcattCATTAAAACACGTTCCAAGTTTTTAAACTCTTCACAAGCCACCACCAATCCAATAAAAGCAATACTTATTCATCTTTTAtgtatcagaaaaaaaaagattattgaTCAGGAAAAGAAAGTGAAATCGGACATTTGGTCATCAcaataaaaagagaaaaagcgATAAGTTCTTTACAATTACTATCCATCATTCCCGATTATTCTCgcttttttccggaattttttgtcattcCGAGTGAATGCTAATGTTGACATTGATTTGGGATAAATATCCATAAGTCATCCATCAATTGTTGCTtcatctttcttttctttcaaactttgaaaaatgcattaaaaaacaGTTGGTAAACAAAACTATagatatttattttccaaatcgtttctgtgaaattttactgaaatagATCCATTTGCTTTTCCttaggtttgaaattttcacagtaaacagctaataaaaattgagaagaagatAAAGCAAATAACAGATTTTGAGAAGTATTGAGTTCTGTTTGTTTGTTATATATTTTCACTACTTTGGAATTTCTGAAAGCAAAACAGTTCCGAAGTATTGGTGGAAATAACAATAACAGGAACGATTTCTCTGGGTATTTATCTGTACTAGTATCCATTTCAGGAAGCTCAAATACTAACTCTAGACATCTCAGATGTTTGTTCAATCACTCTCCCGTCATATTTTCCTTTTCTCTCTCTTCATCTCCACCACGCCCTTCTTCTCAACATCTCTGCGCATCCACAAACTTCCATATTCCGCCTACTCTTTTTCTCTAGCAACTCTCCACTTAATGGATACTGTACAGAAGGTGTATAGATGGGTATAAAAGTGGATGGGTGATAGGTGGCAGTCATCAGTCTCGAAGTTGTAGAATCGAGAGAGATACGAAAATGGCACTTTGGCAGCTCACATTTGCGGCTCTTTTTGCGTTCGTCGCTGCTCAGCCAGGTTTGCTTCTAGTTTctcatcataattttttatctcAGCAGTTTGAAAATAGAACTACTGGATACAATTTTCCAATACCGAATATCAACATTTCCAGGACCGAAAATGGTTGACGAAACGACTCGCTGGAGTCAATGTAAAGACACAAACCAATCTATTTACGATTTCCaggtaaatttgaaatttgaaaggaGCTTTTGTTATCCATAAATTGGTTTAGGTAGAAACACTACAAGGAGAATACACAGACCTTAGTCAATACCGTGGACAGGTGCTTCTCATGGTCAACGTTGCTACTTTTTGCGGTGAGTTGTCTTATaatatctctctctctcttttttttgtttagaagATTTAGAAGATTATAAGATTCATGAGATCTCATCCCATTTCCGGCTTTTGCAAAAGATGCAACCCAAACCATATCACTTTTCTCCAAAACTTGGCCGAAACAGATAGACTATATCATAACGAACatgttttcagagaaaaaatttattaaaaaattgtctcacACCCATTTTTATACTCAGGATTTTTTAGTATATAGATTATCACGattcttttcgattttcgaatgTTAAAAAGAGATAGAAACATTTCCCAAAACAATTCTACCGATGGAACATATGGCTGATTGCTTAACACGTTCGACGCCATTCGGTCGTTTATCAATGTCTATTTGAACCTTATAAACAacgatgaaaattgaaacaattctAGCGTACACCCAGCAATACACGGATTTCAACCCCCTTATCGAGAAGTACCAATCCCAAGGATTTACTCTCATTGCCTTCCCATGCAATCAATTCTATTTGCAAGAGCCAGCTGAGAACCATGAACTGATGAATGGAATAATGTATGTTCGTCCTGGAAACGGATGGAAGCCACACCAGAACTTGCACATTTATGGAAAGCTTGACACCAACGGAGACAACCAACACCCAATCTACGAGTTTGTCAAGGTCAGTTTTAGACCATTACCGCCAACTAGTCAGGGGGTCATTTCCTTTATTCGTTTCTTTACACCAAGGtcaaacaacaaaataatatGTTTCGGGGGTAGGAATTGAACACAACAAAAGAATGGCATTGTGTTCAGTTTACACTGCCAATGGTCTCTTCTACATTCTCGACCATTCGGCAATCATTCATCTTATTTTACATTGCAGGAGTCTTGCCCACAAACTGTTGACAAAATTGGAAAGACTGATGAATTGATGTACAACCCAATTCGTGCTTCTGATATCACATGGAACTTCGAGAAGTTCCTTATTGACAGAAATGGACAACCAAGATTCCGCTTCCACCCAACTGCTTGGAGCCACGGAGATGTTGTCACTCCATTCATTGAGCAACTCCTTGCTGAGCCAGCTAATTAATTGGTTATTAACTAATTGACAATCATTGATTTCATTCCAATGTGTGTGTATACTTTCGTAGTACCGACCCACATGTCAATCAGGGGTTGCTTTGTTCTTGTATAGCGAATATCATAAGATATTGTGCTTCTCCACGTTTTAATTGCCTCCGGGTTTTTCTCCGTTCCTGTATTTACGTTCCGTCGAAATAAAGTAGAATATCACATTAATCATacttttcatggaaaaattaaaaaaaaaattgctcgcACAAATACATTAATCGAAAAGAGTTTACtactaaatttgaattattctgctatttttttcagtacacAGTGCATATATTGGATAAACTGACACTGGAAGCAAAATTGGATAATCTAGCTTTGTTATACAAACAGAATACTGTTTTAAATTGCATGATTAAAAACGAATGTGTTCAGCAAAAACATTCGAGATAAAAAAGATATCTCTATACCTATTCCTGTTCCTGATATACCTGTCTATCATAAccttatatttttaaaagcaaattttttagcCAGAATACgttaatagtttttaaatccgcctgaagaaataaacaaatatcACGTCCAGTTTGAATGAATATATAAATGAAAGTTACACTTATTTTTTATGTGTGGTATTATACAAATAcaaaaaggaatttttcacCCTTTTGTTCCATAATTTGTTATGTTCACCCTAAGTGATTAGTTCACAGGTATGAGTGGTGAAACTGTTTCGGTTGCAATATTTTGGATACCGCTCATACTCTTTTTCTCGGTATATCGGCGCCACTTTTCAGCCAACTTTAGCTATTTTCTAACTGCCATTTACAGAAGTGGCGAAAGTTGGTTAAAGTTGGCTAAATTTAGTTAGATGGGCCAGCGTTTTTACGTTttaaacaactgaaaaagGTGTGTGAGAGTTGGCCAAAGTTGGCAAAAGTTGGTTGAGAAGTGGCCACGAGTTGCCGAATGAATaagataatttttcgaaactaaTATTGAATAGaacattaattgaaaatgctcttttaagataatttaattttaagttaTTATTCGGGAAGTGACCGAAagcattccaaaaattgtcatcttcttcatctttcaaaagttttgacaaaTACTAATTAATTTAATctacaaataattatttaaaactgtTTGGATTTTAGTTAGTTGGAAATTCCTCCGCAATTTTGTAAACAAATGCtcaatatttgtttttgtttgtaaATAACAATTTTGGTAAGATGATTTTACCGTTTTCTTTCTCCcagttaaaaaataacacgGCATCTTGTAGAATTGACAATGTTTTGGTAACTGTAAAGATTTGAAAGGTCTaatgcaatttaaaaaaaaaggagaggCTAAGGATTGTACTTTTTTGTCcaacaaatttgttttcccTATGGTAAAAAACAGTAAACTGAATAGCTATGTAAAAAGACACAATTGgaatttgggaaatttgatattttacagaaaagttcCGCAGATAAAAACAGTTTAATGAATCTAGGATGTTTAAAATGAATTGGATAAAAGGTTACAATCAATACTAGGATAGCCTGATGTTTGTACAATGAAGATGATTTCTGCAAACCGATAGAAATATTGTGTTCAATTGTTTAATTCGGAGAGGTGTTTGATTCTCATATGAACTCTTGTACTAACTTTTGGTTAACAagaaactatttcaaaaatcgaatgcCTACACCCGATAGGTACTTGCTCAAACATTCACATTGACACGCCTACCTCCCACGAGGGTGTCGGTATAAAAAGAGATGGGTGACTGCAAACAAGATACAATCTGGTAACATGGCACCTGGTTCAGTACTTTCTTTGGCTGTTGCCCTGGCAACTATTATTGGTATCTCTTGCAGTaagttcaatattttctttttttgcaacaaaaagttattttagcTGCAACGGTTGATGAAACAATGCGTTGGAAAGAATGTTTGAATACAAATCAAAGCATATTCGactttcaaattgaaactttGCAAGGAGAATACACAGATCTTAGTCAGTACCGAGGAAAAGTAATTCTTCTCGTCAATGTTGCAACATTCTGTGGTAAAAATTGATGCTCAGTATGATCCcaagaaaattacaatttcagcATACACTCAACAGTACACTGACTTCAACCCCAtgcttgaaaaatatcaagCTCAGGGGCTTACGCTTGTTGCCTTCCCATGCAATCAGTTCTACCTGCAAGAGCCAGCAGAGAACCACGAGCTTATGAACGGGCTTACCTATGTGCGCCCTGGAAATGGATGGACTCCACATCAAGAGCTTCATATCTATGGTAAAATTGATGTGAACGGAGACAATCATCACCCACTTTACGAGTTTGTTAAGGTACGTGCTATTTGATGAGTTTGAATACAGAAACattgaattcaatttcaggAGTCTTGCCCACAAACTGTtgacaaaattggaaaaactgaCGAGTTGATGTACAACCCTGTTCGGCCATCCGATATCACATGGAACTTTGAGAAGTTCCTTATTGACAGAAATGGACAACCAAGATTCCGCTTCCACCCAACCGCTTGGAGCCACGGAGATGTTGTCACTCCATTCATTGAGCAACTCCTTGCTGAGCCAGCTAATTAAAACTAACGTTGACTCTTGAACATTCAGTCTGTACCTATGTCAAGGTTGAGGTTTAATCAACCActgtaaaatatttcaatgcTAAATAAAACCATTCCTATCGaccaattatttttgttgtatttatACACAATACCTTTCAGAAATCTagcgatatttttgaaaaatatgataaaaattattcttcattcttgtaattgttttcaatggaAATATTATAA comes from Caenorhabditis elegans chromosome X and encodes:
- the gpx-3 gene encoding Glutathione peroxidase 3 (Confirmed by transcript evidence); this encodes MAPGSVLSLAVALATIIGISCTATVDETMRWKECLNTNQSIFDFQIETLQGEYTDLSQYRGKVILLVNVATFCAYTQQYTDFNPMLEKYQAQGLTLVAFPCNQFYLQEPAENHELMNGLTYVRPGNGWTPHQELHIYGKIDVNGDNHHPLYEFVKESCPQTVDKIGKTDELMYNPVRPSDITWNFEKFLIDRNGQPRFRFHPTAWSHGDVVTPFIEQLLAEPAN
- the gpx-5 gene encoding Glutathione peroxidase (Confirmed by transcript evidence) translates to MALWQLTFAALFAFVAAQPGPKMVDETTRWSQCKDTNQSIYDFQVETLQGEYTDLSQYRGQVLLMVNVATFCAYTQQYTDFNPLIEKYQSQGFTLIAFPCNQFYLQEPAENHELMNGIMYVRPGNGWKPHQNLHIYGKLDTNGDNQHPIYEFVKESCPQTVDKIGKTDELMYNPIRASDITWNFEKFLIDRNGQPRFRFHPTAWSHGDVVTPFIEQLLAEPAN